One stretch of Nitrosococcus watsonii C-113 DNA includes these proteins:
- a CDS encoding methyltransferase family protein: MSAFELIILGAYGLMVVELVFLPVPSEASTYQLLASKQPPGSCLSGGLRQAHQASLGRKLLVFLLPTGLILIAFLLPLGQIFFPQLKDYLWPIPIFETLLLRWVAIGLIISGSVFTLISVLEMRRGMTKNPFRKMGSELQLQGLFRWSRNPGLVGNYGLLLGLFCYFPSLVMALGMGIYLLSMHYRILLEESQLEIRFGEAYRAYQRRVPRYLGFLQLRD; the protein is encoded by the coding sequence ATGTCTGCTTTCGAACTCATTATATTAGGTGCTTATGGGTTAATGGTGGTTGAATTGGTTTTTTTGCCAGTGCCCAGCGAAGCTTCCACTTACCAGCTGCTGGCCTCCAAGCAGCCCCCGGGGTCATGCCTTTCTGGGGGGTTGCGTCAGGCCCACCAGGCTTCGCTAGGGCGTAAATTGTTAGTTTTTTTGTTACCTACAGGGCTGATTTTAATTGCTTTTTTACTCCCTTTGGGACAAATATTTTTTCCCCAACTCAAGGATTATTTATGGCCTATCCCCATTTTTGAAACCCTTTTGCTTCGATGGGTGGCGATAGGCTTGATCATTTCGGGATCGGTTTTTACTTTGATAAGTGTGCTGGAGATGCGTAGGGGAATGACCAAAAACCCTTTCAGAAAAATGGGATCGGAGTTACAGCTTCAAGGACTATTTCGATGGTCCCGCAATCCAGGCTTAGTAGGGAATTATGGGCTATTGCTTGGGCTATTCTGTTATTTTCCTAGCCTAGTGATGGCTTTGGGCATGGGGATTTATCTTTTGAGTATGCACTATCGTATTTTGCTAGAGGAAAGCCAGCTAGAGATTCGGTTTGGTGAGGCTTACCGTGCTTATCAGCGCCGTGTGCCCCGCTATTTAGGTTTTCTCCAGCTTAGGGACTAA
- a CDS encoding CDP-alcohol phosphatidyltransferase family protein, translating to MAEGYHNHISRQKYRRFLIFQSLISVLLLAASAFYLQKVPAGYAYVILVIAFWLLGNHGFLICCLRVWRTPADWATLLRFFLSIAGLLVATFEEALLWIFIMLSLASLGDWLDGWLADRYGGTPQGAILDAETDQTLVFMLAVLGASVGGLALWVLLFPAYRYGYILLLEMFAIPADDPKPKAGGNFRGRVVCATIQVALLANLLPSLALPVKTLFSTLALGFLTYSFADDLFYQFKTRFAPFLRS from the coding sequence ATGGCTGAAGGTTACCACAACCACATTTCCCGGCAAAAATACCGCAGATTCCTGATTTTTCAATCATTAATTTCTGTTTTATTGCTAGCGGCTAGTGCATTTTATCTACAAAAGGTTCCCGCTGGCTATGCTTATGTCATTCTCGTGATCGCTTTTTGGCTTCTGGGCAACCACGGTTTCCTGATCTGTTGCCTCCGTGTTTGGCGAACGCCCGCGGATTGGGCAACGCTACTGCGGTTTTTTTTATCAATCGCAGGCTTGTTGGTAGCCACTTTTGAGGAGGCGCTACTATGGATTTTCATCATGCTGAGTCTGGCTTCCCTGGGCGATTGGCTGGATGGTTGGCTGGCTGACCGCTACGGCGGAACTCCTCAGGGGGCAATCCTGGATGCTGAAACCGATCAAACGCTGGTTTTTATGCTTGCGGTATTAGGGGCTAGTGTGGGAGGTTTGGCCCTGTGGGTGCTCTTATTTCCTGCTTATCGCTATGGGTATATCTTATTATTGGAAATGTTTGCGATTCCCGCGGATGATCCGAAGCCTAAAGCCGGAGGTAATTTTCGGGGCCGGGTTGTCTGTGCAACCATCCAGGTGGCTTTGTTGGCTAATCTGTTGCCCTCTTTGGCTTTGCCGGTAAAAACTCTATTCAGTACTTTGGCGCTTGGTTTTCTAACCTATTCTTTCGCTGACGATCTTTTTTATCAGTTCAAGACGCGCTTCGCCCCTTTTCTTCGTTCCTAG
- a CDS encoding RibD family protein, with amino-acid sequence MECAILDSSVNRIWESLLDFKRWRRNKSTAPEVPYVFFYPIETEQQPSQWHFTAGLEIIAKTAPKALIIVYLSTPKPPYPHLDEAAIASIPTLLAFDSAALSLGASPWIHACGPKLPSHLLTAFRLYLPCLAGHHIASQKRLPWISTHLAQTLDGKIAAASGHSQWISNYADRKHAHRLRALHDAVLVGRGTVEKDNPRLTVREVPGENPKRVILDRQCHLLAGEKPYRIFQEPGHNWLLHSDSLHKIETHYAIPRKVIPLGVRDQAGEKNGKLMDLKAILETIWSLGIRSVFVEGGSKTLSFFLAGGQTNLLHLHIAPLLLGSGLPSFQLPPVARIQEGTYFHMTHFCLDKEILLECLPRHHA; translated from the coding sequence ATGGAATGTGCCATACTTGACTCCTCAGTTAATCGAATCTGGGAGAGCCTGCTTGATTTTAAACGTTGGCGCCGAAACAAGAGCACCGCGCCAGAGGTTCCCTATGTTTTCTTCTATCCCATCGAAACGGAGCAGCAACCGTCTCAATGGCACTTTACGGCTGGTCTGGAAATAATAGCAAAAACCGCGCCCAAGGCGCTTATCATCGTTTATCTCTCCACGCCTAAGCCACCTTATCCTCATTTAGACGAAGCGGCCATCGCCTCTATTCCCACACTGCTAGCTTTTGACTCTGCAGCGTTATCTCTCGGCGCCTCACCTTGGATTCATGCCTGCGGTCCCAAACTACCCAGCCACTTGCTCACCGCTTTTCGTCTTTATTTACCCTGCCTCGCCGGCCATCATATCGCATCCCAAAAACGCTTGCCATGGATTAGTACTCACCTGGCACAAACCTTGGACGGTAAAATCGCCGCTGCAAGTGGACACTCCCAGTGGATCAGCAATTACGCCGATCGCAAGCACGCCCATCGTCTCCGGGCACTGCATGATGCCGTGCTGGTGGGTCGGGGCACCGTAGAAAAAGATAATCCCCGCCTCACGGTACGCGAGGTTCCAGGGGAAAATCCTAAACGGGTAATTCTTGACCGTCAATGCCATTTACTGGCCGGAGAAAAGCCCTACCGAATTTTTCAGGAACCGGGCCATAATTGGTTGCTCCATTCAGATAGCCTACATAAAATAGAAACACACTATGCCATTCCCAGAAAAGTCATCCCCCTGGGAGTAAGAGATCAAGCGGGAGAGAAAAACGGCAAGTTAATGGATTTAAAAGCCATATTAGAGACGATTTGGTCTCTGGGAATACGCTCCGTCTTCGTGGAAGGTGGAAGCAAAACCCTCTCTTTTTTTCTGGCGGGAGGACAAACAAATTTGCTGCACCTCCATATTGCACCGCTTCTGCTAGGTTCTGGCTTGCCTTCCTTCCAGCTCCCTCCGGTTGCCCGTATCCAGGAGGGAACCTATTTTCATATGACTCACTTCTGCCTTGATAAGGAAATATTGCTGGAATGTCTACCCCGCCATCACGCTTAG
- a CDS encoding zinc-dependent alcohol dehydrogenase gives MSTPPSRLVPSIARAYWVETPGKGVIRQETLSVPVPVGYSLLETWLTGISPGTERLVGLGKVPAECWQAMACPAMGGSFKLPVKYGYCLLGQAINGPYADQLVFAMHPHQDYAIVPNKQLLPLPQNIPPLRAALLPNLETALNAIWDSEYQAPAPVAIVGGGMVGLLIAFLLKAAWDAFPIIIERDPQRRQLIEKLGWGLTILDVRDVPQGVFSVCFHASGQGPGLQTALDSVGFEGKVIEVSWLAHQPVTLNLGGSFHFQRKQILSSQVSTIAKPKREHTNHQQRLEQVLNYLQNPLLDALIAPAITFDNLPFFMQELYHENPVGFFFAVTYPPFHPRLHKG, from the coding sequence ATGTCTACCCCGCCATCACGCTTAGTTCCATCTATCGCCCGGGCTTATTGGGTGGAAACGCCTGGGAAAGGCGTCATTCGCCAGGAAACGCTTTCTGTGCCGGTGCCGGTAGGTTACAGTCTCCTTGAAACCTGGCTAACTGGTATCAGCCCTGGGACAGAGCGATTAGTCGGCTTAGGGAAGGTGCCTGCGGAATGCTGGCAAGCCATGGCTTGCCCTGCTATGGGGGGATCATTCAAGCTGCCAGTCAAATACGGATATTGCCTCCTAGGCCAGGCTATTAATGGCCCCTACGCTGACCAGCTCGTCTTTGCCATGCACCCCCACCAAGATTACGCAATCGTCCCCAATAAGCAACTATTACCCCTCCCCCAGAATATCCCCCCTCTACGGGCTGCTCTGCTTCCTAACCTGGAAACTGCCCTGAACGCCATTTGGGACAGCGAATACCAGGCGCCAGCGCCGGTAGCCATCGTCGGTGGCGGCATGGTGGGTTTGCTTATCGCCTTTTTGCTCAAAGCTGCCTGGGACGCCTTCCCTATTATTATTGAGCGCGATCCACAGCGCCGGCAACTCATTGAAAAACTGGGATGGGGACTCACTATCCTTGACGTTCGGGATGTCCCCCAAGGGGTATTTTCCGTCTGTTTTCATGCCTCGGGACAAGGACCGGGGCTGCAAACTGCCTTGGATAGCGTGGGGTTTGAAGGAAAAGTCATTGAGGTGAGCTGGTTGGCTCATCAGCCGGTCACCCTTAACCTGGGCGGATCTTTTCACTTCCAAAGAAAACAAATTCTCTCTTCCCAAGTCAGCACGATTGCCAAACCCAAGCGTGAACATACCAACCACCAACAGCGTTTAGAGCAGGTTCTGAATTATTTGCAAAACCCCTTACTTGATGCTCTCATTGCTCCCGCAATTACTTTTGATAATCTGCCTTTTTTTATGCAAGAACTCTATCATGAAAATCCGGTTGGCTTTTTCTTTGCCGTGACCTATCCACCCTTTCACCCTCGACTCCACAAAGGCTAA
- a CDS encoding 6-pyruvoyl trahydropterin synthase family protein yields MYTLAVKDHFMIAHSLQGEIFGPAQGLHGATYNVTAEFHTEQLNQDGIVIDIGLALKALQAVLALLNYKNLDEEESFRGINTTTEYLAHYIHGQLAKRVRATFQGKLKITLEESHVAWGAYEGPVS; encoded by the coding sequence ATGTATACCCTTGCTGTCAAAGACCATTTTATGATTGCCCATAGCCTGCAAGGAGAGATTTTTGGCCCTGCCCAGGGACTTCATGGGGCCACCTATAATGTGACCGCCGAGTTTCATACTGAGCAGCTAAACCAGGATGGCATAGTGATTGACATTGGCCTAGCCCTTAAGGCCCTGCAAGCAGTCCTCGCCTTGCTTAATTACAAAAATCTAGATGAAGAAGAGTCATTCCGTGGCATCAATACCACCACTGAATATTTGGCCCACTATATTCATGGTCAACTCGCCAAACGAGTCCGCGCTACCTTCCAGGGAAAGCTCAAAATCACCTTGGAAGAAAGCCACGTGGCTTGGGGCGCCTATGAAGGGCCGGTCTCTTGA
- a CDS encoding glycosyltransferase family 4 protein — translation MIYLLAPAPKGQVSGGFRVNEMLRRRLATTGTGAGIYVPSQQVPEKILTLPSASPTHIVLDSLYLTTLNPAHLSCALSSRNHPTYLYFLLHFLPCMDLFLSSAERKALQKKEHALLALADAVIVPGPTLASYLKSESLYAGPIRHCPPGIEFTESDTPQADPWKKDSRPRLITLGTLSRGKGQLEILSYLQQMNPAFKGTWRLFGDLHREPEIHRLFKRKLRNSELKRSIHAGHNIPHSLISPTLRGADLLVSASYFESYGMAIAEAAAMGIPVLAYQVGETRQWIKEGENGFLIPSGDRKKFAATLAKLLYHPKKLLLLKQQAQKKLAETLFPTWELTFQSFLKTFEKTGIS, via the coding sequence ATGATTTACCTGCTGGCGCCCGCGCCCAAGGGCCAAGTTTCAGGCGGATTCCGGGTCAACGAAATGCTGCGGAGACGCCTTGCCACGACTGGAACTGGCGCTGGCATTTATGTTCCATCCCAACAAGTACCTGAAAAAATTCTAACCCTACCCTCTGCATCGCCAACGCATATTGTCCTGGACAGCCTTTACCTGACCACCCTCAATCCTGCTCATCTAAGCTGCGCCCTCAGCAGCCGCAATCACCCGACTTATCTCTATTTCTTGCTCCACTTTCTGCCTTGCATGGACCTCTTCCTTTCCTCTGCGGAACGAAAAGCCTTGCAAAAAAAAGAGCATGCGTTACTCGCTTTAGCGGATGCAGTCATCGTCCCTGGTCCCACCTTGGCAAGTTATTTAAAAAGCGAATCGTTATACGCGGGGCCTATCCGTCATTGCCCGCCAGGGATTGAGTTTACCGAATCCGATACGCCTCAAGCCGATCCCTGGAAAAAAGATTCCAGGCCCCGATTAATAACGTTAGGAACCTTAAGCCGCGGTAAAGGACAATTAGAAATTTTATCCTACTTACAGCAAATGAACCCTGCCTTTAAAGGCACGTGGCGACTGTTTGGCGATTTACATAGAGAGCCTGAAATTCATCGCCTCTTTAAAAGAAAACTAAGGAATAGCGAGTTAAAAAGATCAATACATGCAGGCCATAACATCCCCCACTCACTCATCAGCCCCACCTTACGGGGGGCTGATTTGCTGGTTTCAGCTTCCTATTTTGAGTCCTACGGCATGGCTATCGCTGAAGCAGCGGCTATGGGCATCCCTGTTTTAGCCTACCAGGTAGGGGAAACCCGGCAGTGGATTAAAGAGGGAGAAAATGGGTTTTTAATTCCAAGCGGGGATAGAAAAAAATTTGCGGCAACCTTGGCAAAATTACTTTATCATCCTAAAAAACTCTTGCTTTTAAAGCAACAAGCACAAAAAAAATTGGCGGAAACTCTCTTTCCGACCTGGGAATTAACATTTCAGTCTTTTTTAAAAACCTTTGAAAAAACAGGGATTTCCTAA
- a CDS encoding DUF4242 domain-containing protein, with protein MNTYMIRRRSAWKTASELELAADRSNRVGNEEMLDRVRWIRSYVVEEEDGQLGTVCIYQAVDIGAIREHAERAGLQADEIIPIAQTVVVRDDPVEEG; from the coding sequence ATGAATACCTATATGATTCGTCGCCGCAGTGCATGGAAAACAGCTTCAGAATTGGAGCTGGCGGCTGACCGTTCAAACCGGGTTGGTAACGAAGAGATGCTCGACCGGGTACGTTGGATTCGGTCCTATGTCGTTGAAGAGGAGGACGGCCAACTTGGCACGGTATGTATCTACCAAGCTGTTGATATCGGCGCGATTCGGGAACATGCCGAGCGCGCCGGTCTGCAAGCGGATGAAATCATCCCTATCGCCCAGACGGTGGTGGTTAGGGACGATCCAGTAGAAGAAGGTTAA
- a CDS encoding YihY/virulence factor BrkB family protein, with product MTTSKRIVDHRGRKARHPGEIPTKGWRDIAYRIKDSLNDDNISIVAAGVAFYALLAIFPALVAMVSIYGIIADPADVQRQFDALSGILPTEAQVLLSEQLRRITSQASTALSVGVGAGVILALWSATRGTKAFMIALNIVYGEKEKRGFLKLNAIALILTLGAIVLAILALGMIVVLPILLSYLDLPEIFQVLASLLPWLLLAFTFILGLAVLYRYGPSRSEARWRWVSWGAVAATVLWIAGSALFSFYVANFAQYNKTYGSVGALIILLMWFFVTAYIILLAAEFNAEMEHQTKTDTTRGKPQPMGERGAYVADTVGKPYGDETGAP from the coding sequence ATGACGACTTCAAAACGGATTGTGGACCACAGGGGCCGAAAGGCCCGCCATCCGGGGGAAATTCCCACTAAGGGATGGCGTGATATTGCCTACCGGATTAAAGATTCCTTGAATGATGATAATATTTCTATCGTTGCAGCGGGGGTTGCTTTCTATGCTTTGTTAGCCATTTTTCCCGCTTTGGTGGCGATGGTTTCCATCTATGGAATAATAGCTGATCCTGCTGATGTCCAGCGTCAATTCGATGCCCTTAGCGGTATCCTGCCGACAGAAGCGCAAGTGTTATTGAGCGAGCAATTGCGCCGGATTACTTCCCAAGCTTCAACGGCTTTGAGCGTAGGTGTGGGGGCAGGGGTAATTTTGGCTCTTTGGAGTGCCACCCGGGGCACGAAGGCGTTTATGATTGCTTTGAATATTGTGTATGGCGAAAAGGAGAAGCGCGGTTTTTTAAAATTAAACGCGATTGCCCTGATACTGACTCTGGGTGCCATCGTATTAGCTATTTTAGCCCTGGGCATGATCGTGGTTTTGCCGATTTTACTTAGTTATCTTGATTTGCCCGAAATTTTCCAGGTCTTAGCTTCTCTTTTGCCCTGGTTGCTATTAGCGTTCACCTTTATATTAGGTCTGGCGGTGCTTTACCGTTACGGGCCTAGTCGGAGTGAGGCTCGATGGCGGTGGGTAAGCTGGGGGGCAGTTGCCGCAACTGTACTTTGGATAGCTGGCTCCGCCCTATTTTCGTTTTATGTCGCCAATTTCGCTCAATATAACAAAACCTACGGTTCAGTCGGCGCCCTCATTATTTTGCTCATGTGGTTTTTTGTAACGGCCTACATTATTTTGCTTGCCGCTGAATTCAATGCCGAAATGGAGCACCAAACAAAGACTGATACGACTAGAGGGAAGCCTCAACCGATGGGAGAACGCGGCGCTTACGTGGCCGATACCGTGGGTAAGCCTTACGGCGATGAAACCGGCGCCCCTTGA
- a CDS encoding cytochrome c, protein MLNTVKIILISFSLVFALSIGYADSSVKSLSPELRALLGKEMRALEEGMQSIITAYVSGNLEKVSDIAEKMKNSFILKQAITKEQKHELVNKISKSFFRLDKKFHEYAGMLQHVAKEKHIESVGFYYYKLTELCVACHSNFANYRFPKLQLDASKEDHNH, encoded by the coding sequence ATGTTAAATACCGTAAAAATAATATTGATATCTTTCAGTTTGGTTTTTGCTTTATCAATTGGATATGCGGATTCATCAGTTAAAAGTTTATCACCAGAGCTTCGTGCTTTACTTGGAAAAGAAATGCGGGCTCTAGAAGAAGGTATGCAATCAATAATTACCGCGTACGTTTCAGGTAACTTGGAAAAGGTCTCGGATATCGCAGAAAAAATGAAAAACAGCTTTATTTTAAAGCAAGCGATCACCAAGGAACAAAAACATGAGCTGGTGAATAAAATATCAAAATCCTTCTTTCGCCTTGATAAAAAATTTCATGAATATGCTGGAATGCTTCAGCACGTAGCAAAAGAGAAACATATAGAATCAGTTGGGTTTTATTATTATAAACTAACGGAATTATGTGTTGCCTGCCACAGTAATTTTGCAAACTATCGGTTTCCAAAGCTTCAGCTTGACGCCAGCAAGGAAGATCATAATCATTAA
- a CDS encoding RT0821/Lpp0805 family surface protein, whose product MVYTKNTIKDNMYLNLIKGMRLLSLIEPRGFQRTEKFMKFLLICIVVLTTITLSTASMARVGPWGWLDKSVYSELNDQDWKLLRSTGRDILNNHPNGTIKSWRNENTGASGKIEVLTTEHKNGMLCRRTSFETNTANFDDRSAFLLCKTEDGTWKVAD is encoded by the coding sequence ATGGTATATACTAAAAATACAATTAAAGATAATATGTATCTCAATTTAATCAAGGGTATGCGCCTCCTCTCCCTGATTGAACCAAGAGGTTTCCAGCGCACGGAGAAATTTATGAAGTTTTTACTGATCTGTATCGTTGTTTTAACTACAATAACACTATCTACAGCATCGATGGCACGAGTTGGACCTTGGGGTTGGCTCGATAAATCTGTCTACTCGGAATTGAACGACCAAGACTGGAAACTACTCCGTTCCACCGGACGGGATATCCTGAATAATCATCCCAATGGCACTATCAAAAGCTGGAGGAATGAAAATACCGGGGCTTCTGGAAAAATCGAGGTATTAACAACAGAGCATAAGAACGGTATGTTATGCCGTCGGACCTCATTCGAAACTAACACTGCTAATTTCGACGACAGATCGGCGTTTCTGCTTTGCAAAACCGAAGATGGAACCTGGAAAGTTGCAGATTAA